A portion of the Mus pahari unplaced genomic scaffold, PAHARI_EIJ_v1.1 scaffold_11849_1, whole genome shotgun sequence genome contains these proteins:
- the LOC110314914 gene encoding vomeronasal type-2 receptor 116-like, with protein MKQLCAFPISFLLLKFSLILCCLTKPNCFWRIKNSEDNELNDLRRDLRRECHFYIWAIDKPVEDNFYNFVLNFRVSPSEYEFLLVIIFATDEINKNPYLLPNITLIFTIVGGHCNDLLGGMDKSYSQINGHMNFVNYFCYSDDSCLIGLTGPSWKKSLKLAMDSSTPMVFFGPFNPNLRDHDRLPHVHQVAPKDTHLSHGMVSLMFHFGWTWIGLVISDDDQGIQFHRENQCVEYDIFIIWNLPQGLGLKVKIGSYLPCFPQSQQLHVSGDLEWAMGGTSVPSSVCSVACTAGFRKIHQKETADCCFDCVQCPENEVSNETADMXQCVRCPDDKYANLEQTHCLQRTVSF; from the exons ATGAAGCAGCTGTGTGCTTTCCCTATTTCATTTTTGCTCCTGAAGTTTTCTCTCATCTTGTGCTGTTTGACCAAACCAAATTGCTTTTGGAGGATAAAAAATAGTGAAGATAATGAATTAAATGATTTGCGAAGAGATTTGCGAAGGGAGTGTCATTTTTACATTTGGGCAATTGATAAACCTGttgaagataatttttataattttgttttaaattttag AGTATCACCAAGTGAATATGAGTTTCTTCTGGTAATAATTTTTGCTACTGATGAGATCAACAAGAATCCTTATCTTTTACCCAACATAACTTTGATATTCACCATCGTTGGTGGTCACTGTAATGATTTATTGGGAGGTATGGATAAATCATATTCACAAATAAATGGACATAtgaattttgttaattatttctgTTATTCAGATGATTCATGTCTAATAGGCCTTACAGGACCATCATGGAAAAAATCCTTAAAACTGGCAATGGATTCTTCAACACCAATG gttttctttggaccatttaaTCCTAACCTACGTGACCATGACCGGTTGCCCCATGTCCATCAGGTAGCCCCCAAGGACACACATTTATCCCATGGCATGGTCTCCTTGATGTTTCATTTTGGATGGACTTGGATAGGACTGGTCATCTCAGATGACGACCAGGGTATTCAGTTT CATAGGGAAAATCAGTGTGTAGAGTatgatattttcatcatttggaATCTTCCACAAGGCCTTGGATTAAAAGTGAAAATCGGAAGCTATTTACCTTGTTTTCCACAGAGTCAACAACTTCATGTATCTGGTGATTTGGAATGGGCCATGGGAGGAACATCA GTTCCGTCCTCCGTGTGTAGTGTGGCATGTACTGCTGGATTCAGGAAAATTCATCAGAAAGAAACAGCAGACTGCTGCTTTGATTGTGTTCAGTGCCCAGAAAATGAGGTTTCCAATGAAACAG CAGATATGGANCAGTGTGTGAGGTGTCCAGATGATAAATATGCCAACTTAGAGCAAACCCACTGCCTCCAAAGAACTGTGTCATTT